The Vespula pensylvanica isolate Volc-1 chromosome 3, ASM1446617v1, whole genome shotgun sequence nucleotide sequence GTTTTCAATggatgaatttatttcgctCACAATCCGTACAAAACGTATATATGGGGATGTACATAATCGATGATAAAGGAGACGgtcaaaaaaggaaagtatttCGATCGTACTTGACGCCTCGcacgatcgataaagaaaatctttccttGTTACTTTATAAGACCTTCATTAATTCCAAGGTGAACCTATTGCGACGATGTTCGATGTTGATGACTTTTACTTCCACGCGTTGACCTATGCAAAGCGTTTGATCCTTGCACCACTTAGTGGGCATAAGACCGTTTCTTCCCACCCCCACATCTACGAATATCCCAAAATGCGTGATGTTCCTGACAGCCCCGCTTAAGATGGTACCATTGGTCAAGTCGTCGATGTTTTGCAAAGAAGCACGAAACAAAGGACAGTGCGACTTCATTCTTAtgtcttcgtcttttttcatAGTCAAGCCTTTTATTATAACTTCTAACGTGGCTTCGTCCGTCTGAAATTTCTTATGAAAACTCGAACCACCGTCTTTCacgtacgattttattttttccacgAAAGACAAACTGCCTATTTCCTTTACATTACATCCAgacgattttataaatttatccgCTATAGCATATGACTCCGGATGAATCCAAGTTTGATCCAAAAAATTTGGAGATGTATCaggattttttaatttctttgctTTACTCCCAGTAACAACCGCCGTCTCTGGTAGAATCCTTATAAATCCGACACACTGCTCGAAAGTTTTGGTGCCAATACCTTTTACGTCCAAAATCTGTTGTCTGTTTGAAAATGGACCGTGTTTATTCCTCCATTCTATGATGTTAGTTGCTCTAGATAGATTCAGACCAGCGACTTTtttaaggagagaaagggaagctGTATTGACGTCTACGCCGACGAAACTTACAGCCTCTGTGACAACCTGTAaggataaattaaaatcacCCAATTATCGTTATGTCAAGGAATATACCGATGTTCTCGTACGTATACTAACTTCGTTCAACGACTGTAACAATTGTTTTTCGGGCAAATCGTGTTGATACATTCCTACACCTAGATACTTGGGCTCTACCTTGACCAATTCGGCAAGCGGATCTTGTATACGCCTTGCGATTGAGATCGCAGAGATTATGTTTGGATCGAGGTTGGCAAACTCGAGTTTGGCTTCCAAACTGCAGCTGTATACGGAAGCTCCCGCTTCGTCGACTATCGTGTAAGAAACGTCGAAAGGATCGAAGGCATTGGATTTGATTAAATTTGACAGAAACACTTCTGTTTCTCTGCATGCCGTACCGTTGCCAAGCGCTATGACAGTACTATTATATTTCCTTACCAAATCGgtcaaaattttaatcgatttttctgaGCCTTCTGTCTTTTTATGAGGATATATTATAGCAGTTTCTAAAACGCTTCCTTGTTCCGATACTACTGCTAATTTACATCCGTGAGAAAAGCCCGGGTCTATACCTAGCACGATCTTTCCTCGTACGGGAGGTATCAGTAACAACTGTTTGACATTGATAGCGAATACTTTTATAGATGCGTCTTCAGCCTTCTCCGTTAACTCGCTTCGTACTCTTCGAATTATTAGTGGtctaataaatttcttgtAAGCATAATCGATACTGTCTTTCAATAATGTTAAATGTAAGGTCGATGCTCGAGCTCCGATTTTGAAGAAAtccaaacaaaaatttttaaatctatctACCAAAGAATCCGGTATAACGATCTTTACAGCGAGAATTTTTTGCGACTCTGCCCTATTGATAGCTAAAATTTGATGCGGCTTAATAATTCTTGTGTTacttttgaaattgaaatacatttcatacttttcttcatccttcttcCCGTTCTTGGACGTATTGTTCAACTTTGATCGTAGCGTCTGAATCTCTATAATAGATGCTTTTTCAAGCGTTCTCACTTCGTCGAAGgtaactttatttttacttatcaTGTCCGCTATAATATGTACAATTCCTTCTTTCACTTGTTGCTCGCTTTGCagctccttctttttttggtcGATCAGCGACGACATAGGaggaatttcttttccttctattacGGCGTTACTTACCGGACCTAAGCCCAGCGACTTGGCCCTCTCCGCCAAGGATCTCTTCTGGTTAACTTTAAACATGGAATAAATATGCTCCAAATC carries:
- the LOC122627802 gene encoding S1 RNA-binding domain-containing protein 1 — encoded protein: MKRVLRNKRNAPIIISSDEEENEKNEKKEIKKKVVKKKIQVEDKMGTIHKGKRKRVGNVQVRGKRIGKEQINKDNDEDVITKEKVDECTRAKGVKRKNEDIDESNVSNGKKARLKKDVNDSNKDVSFKWPKKDKEIDIENFSTECVEWTDVDYICEVQNIDRQVAQNIVKLFKDENTIPFIARYRKNMTGGMEPDRLRSVKESFDRVRIIKNRAVTIIKAVDKLGKWTPQIHSAVMSTKSMDDLEHIYSMFKVNQKRSLAERAKSLGLGPVSNAVIEGKEIPPMSSLIDQKKKELQSEQQVKEGIVHIIADMISKNKVTFDEVRTLEKASIIEIQTLRSKLNNTSKNGKKDEEKYEMYFNFKSNTRIIKPHQILAINRAESQKILAVKIVIPDSLVDRFKNFCLDFFKIGARASTLHLTLLKDSIDYAYKKFIRPLIIRRVRSELTEKAEDASIKVFAINVKQLLLIPPVRGKIVLGIDPGFSHGCKLAVVSEQGSVLETAIIYPHKKTEGSEKSIKILTDLVRKYNSTVIALGNGTACRETEVFLSNLIKSNAFDPFDVSYTIVDEAGASVYSCSLEAKLEFANLDPNIISAISIARRIQDPLAELVKVEPKYLGVGMYQHDLPEKQLLQSLNEVVTEAVSFVGVDVNTASLSLLKKVAGLNLSRATNIIEWRNKHGPFSNRQQILDVKGIGTKTFEQCVGFIRILPETAVVTGSKAKKLKNPDTSPNFLDQTWIHPESYAIADKFIKSSGCNVKEIGSLSFVEKIKSYVKDGGSSFHKKFQTDEATLEVIIKGLTMKKDEDIRMKSHCPLFRASLQNIDDLTNGTILSGAVRNITHFGIFVDVGVGRNGLMPTKWCKDQTLCIGQRVEVKVINIEHRRNRFTLELMKVL